A portion of the Mustela erminea isolate mMusErm1 chromosome 19, mMusErm1.Pri, whole genome shotgun sequence genome contains these proteins:
- the LOC116579170 gene encoding putative protein ZNF720, with translation MAGCQGLLTFNDVALEFSDDEWGRLTHSQRQLYLDVMLENYRHLLFLGLPLSKPDLIIYLEQEKQLWDVKRKETGGFHPGRWE, from the exons ATGGCCGGTTGTCAG GGACTGCTGACCTTCAACGATGTGGCCTTAGaattctctgatgatgagtgggGACGCCTGACCCACAGTCAGCGGCAACTGTACCTGGATGTGATGTTGGAGAACTACAGACACCTCCTCTTCTTGG GTCTCCCTCTGTCAAAGCCAGATCTGATTATATATTTGGAGCAAGAGAAGCAGCTCTGGGatgtgaagagaaaggagacCGGAGGCTTCCATCCAGGTAGGTGGGAATGA